A window from Verrucomicrobiia bacterium encodes these proteins:
- a CDS encoding NTP transferase domain-containing protein has translation MKAVILAAGRGTRMKHLTEELPKPMIPVRGKPILERILQGLSSQAGVREFFILVGYRADVIQNYFGNGQSQGWNITYGKQIVQDGTGRAVNYAKEWIGKDRFFLSYGDILITPQEYANCAQAFTEDGLITVKKMSDTSQGGAVVFDENFYLKKIVEKSALPTPSSWYNTGFYGFTSEIFHYIDQLKKSPRGEYELTDALNNMAQNGLKIKGFELTSFWADVRDPEILEQLNQSADWYE, from the coding sequence ATGAAAGCTGTTATTTTAGCCGCAGGCCGAGGCACTCGCATGAAACATCTTACTGAAGAGCTGCCCAAACCCATGATTCCAGTGAGGGGTAAACCGATTCTAGAAAGGATTCTACAAGGCCTATCTTCTCAAGCGGGCGTGCGCGAATTTTTCATTCTTGTGGGATATCGCGCTGACGTCATTCAAAATTATTTTGGCAATGGCCAATCGCAAGGATGGAACATCACCTATGGCAAACAAATCGTGCAAGATGGCACGGGCAGAGCAGTTAATTACGCAAAGGAATGGATCGGGAAAGATCGCTTTTTTCTTTCTTATGGTGATATTCTTATCACTCCGCAAGAATATGCCAATTGCGCTCAAGCCTTTACGGAGGATGGCTTGATCACAGTAAAAAAAATGTCTGACACCAGTCAAGGTGGAGCCGTTGTATTTGATGAAAATTTTTATCTGAAAAAAATTGTAGAAAAATCAGCCTTGCCAACCCCCTCTTCCTGGTACAATACCGGCTTTTACGGATTCACATCGGAAATTTTTCATTACATCGACCAACTCAAAAAATCGCCTCGCGGCGAATATGAACTCACCGATGCTTTAAATAATATGGCTCAAAATGGCTTAAAGATTAAAGGTTTTGAGCTAACTTCCTTTTGGGCAGATGTTCGCGATCCTGAAATTTTAGAACAACTCAATCAATCTGCAGATTGGTACGAGTAA
- the nhaA gene encoding Na+/H+ antiporter NhaA produces the protein MKKHSRSLGARLVQAKRSFFAKNIALPVDDFIQNETISGAILLLAALVALFWANLPVSSSYFEMQKIPIVFQVGSFVISENFKYWINDGFMALFFFVVALEIKREFVLGELSKLSQAILPIVGALGGMILPAVIYLALNWQTDGMRGWGIPMPTDIAFAMAIISLLSKRIPQALRILLLAYAIVDSVGAILVIAFFYTKTISWLAIGVALFFLLIILGLLKMGVRSGLTYVLLGLFFWGAILKSGVHAIISGVILGFFTPAKPFFRISKSKQGIKKQLPQLDQALRHHDEGKKDLILGRIEELTKETESPLERLERLFHPPVSYVILPLFALLNAGIKLSTDLIIQAFSSTITWGILLAFIVGKTVGISSAMGITVHFKIAKLPKHVNWNHALGISLLGGIGFTVSLFITHLAFSEETLLQQAKIGILVASLISAIIGFSLIRWRKNK, from the coding sequence ATGAAAAAACATTCACGAAGTTTAGGAGCACGCTTGGTTCAAGCTAAACGCTCTTTTTTTGCTAAAAATATTGCACTTCCGGTTGATGATTTTATTCAAAACGAAACCATAAGCGGCGCTATTTTATTATTAGCGGCACTCGTCGCGCTTTTCTGGGCCAATTTGCCCGTAAGCTCGTCTTACTTTGAAATGCAAAAAATTCCTATTGTCTTTCAAGTTGGCTCTTTTGTTATTTCGGAAAATTTTAAATATTGGATTAATGACGGATTCATGGCGCTTTTCTTTTTTGTAGTGGCTTTGGAAATCAAAAGAGAATTCGTTTTAGGTGAGCTCTCAAAACTGTCTCAAGCCATTTTGCCTATTGTAGGCGCGCTCGGAGGCATGATTTTACCCGCAGTTATTTATCTCGCTTTAAATTGGCAAACTGATGGCATGCGAGGCTGGGGAATTCCCATGCCAACCGATATTGCTTTTGCCATGGCTATAATAAGCTTATTAAGCAAACGCATCCCTCAAGCATTGAGAATTCTGCTTCTGGCCTATGCAATTGTCGATAGCGTTGGAGCGATTTTGGTGATTGCCTTTTTTTACACGAAAACCATTTCCTGGTTAGCGATAGGGGTCGCCTTATTTTTTTTATTAATCATTTTAGGTTTATTAAAAATGGGAGTGCGAAGTGGACTAACTTATGTTCTTTTAGGATTATTTTTTTGGGGCGCTATTTTAAAATCAGGAGTGCATGCCATTATTTCTGGCGTGATTTTAGGTTTTTTTACTCCAGCAAAACCTTTTTTTAGAATTTCAAAATCAAAGCAAGGCATCAAGAAACAGTTGCCGCAACTCGACCAAGCTTTGCGCCATCATGATGAGGGAAAAAAAGATCTCATTTTAGGGCGAATAGAAGAATTAACAAAAGAAACGGAATCTCCTTTAGAACGATTAGAACGTTTATTTCATCCTCCTGTAAGTTATGTTATTCTTCCTCTTTTTGCCCTTCTCAATGCAGGAATAAAATTGTCAACTGATCTTATAATTCAAGCTTTTTCCAGCACGATTACCTGGGGAATACTCTTGGCTTTTATCGTTGGTAAAACTGTCGGAATTAGCAGCGCTATGGGAATCACAGTTCACTTTAAGATAGCCAAGCTTCCTAAACACGTTAACTGGAATCACGCCTTGGGCATTAGCCTTTTGGGAGGCATCGGATTTACTGTCTCTCTTTTTATCACTCATCTAGCTTTTTCTGAGGAAACTCTTTTACAACAAGCTAAAATAGGAATTTTAGTAGCTTCTTTAATCTCTGCGATAATAGGATTTTCTTTGATTCGTTGGAGAAAAAATAAATAA
- a CDS encoding vitamin K epoxide reductase family protein: MDMAERGVTRHEMKNNHDNHSMSEEHRIMMLTRHHHQTQWVYWVIILLGFWMVLSPLTFDYGRGLIAPTGNRIPWLDITTRVTLLKWSDLISGLLIIILGLRSLKPNRPVELWTICFIGIWLSAAPLLFWAPSSMIYLNETFVGMMLIALTILIPGMPNMIHYMEMGSEVPPGWSYNPSSWAQRSLLIALGFAGLVVSRYLAAFQLGYIDKVWDPFFGDSSRLVLHSNMSKSLFISDAGFGAFAYTFEFLMGWMGSPSRWRTMPWMVTLFGILVIPLGLVHIFLVISQPVVVGHWCTFCIVAALIMLPMIPLEVDEVIAMVQFMRKSKKEGQSLWKVFWKGGTLQGSKEKDERSPQLEKFYENPREVYQASLWGMSFPLSLWITTSLGLWLMFTPFLIGNSQIAADVDHLAGALIVTFSVIAMGETMRTGRFLNALLGIVVIGSPFLFDHYTTLGAINDIIIGILIIIFTIPRGPIKENFDTWNKMIK; this comes from the coding sequence ATGGATATGGCGGAGCGTGGTGTCACTCGACATGAAATGAAGAATAATCATGACAACCATTCCATGAGTGAAGAGCATCGTATAATGATGTTGACGCGACATCATCACCAAACGCAATGGGTTTACTGGGTGATTATTCTTCTCGGTTTTTGGATGGTGTTAAGTCCATTAACTTTTGATTATGGTAGGGGTTTAATCGCTCCCACTGGGAATCGAATTCCATGGCTTGATATCACGACGAGGGTAACTCTTTTAAAATGGAGCGATCTCATCTCTGGTTTGCTTATTATTATTCTCGGACTTCGCTCCTTAAAACCGAATCGCCCTGTCGAGTTATGGACAATTTGTTTCATTGGAATTTGGTTAAGCGCAGCTCCACTTCTTTTTTGGGCGCCTTCTAGCATGATTTATCTAAATGAAACTTTTGTCGGCATGATGCTGATTGCGCTTACCATTTTAATCCCAGGAATGCCCAATATGATTCACTACATGGAAATGGGCTCTGAAGTGCCACCGGGTTGGTCTTATAACCCTTCCTCTTGGGCGCAACGTTCTCTCTTAATCGCTTTAGGTTTTGCAGGCCTTGTCGTTTCTCGTTATCTCGCCGCGTTTCAATTAGGCTATATCGATAAGGTATGGGATCCTTTTTTCGGAGATAGTAGTCGTCTGGTATTGCATTCTAACATGTCAAAATCTCTTTTTATTTCTGATGCTGGATTTGGTGCGTTTGCTTATACGTTCGAATTTTTGATGGGCTGGATGGGTTCACCGTCACGCTGGCGCACCATGCCGTGGATGGTGACTCTGTTTGGCATCTTGGTTATTCCTTTGGGCCTAGTTCACATCTTTCTGGTGATTTCGCAACCGGTTGTAGTTGGGCATTGGTGCACCTTTTGCATTGTAGCCGCGCTAATTATGCTACCCATGATTCCATTAGAAGTGGATGAGGTAATCGCCATGGTGCAGTTCATGAGAAAATCCAAAAAAGAAGGTCAATCGTTATGGAAAGTTTTTTGGAAAGGCGGCACCCTGCAAGGCAGTAAAGAAAAAGATGAACGCTCACCACAATTAGAAAAGTTTTATGAAAACCCTAGAGAAGTTTACCAAGCTTCTCTGTGGGGAATGTCGTTTCCTCTCTCTTTATGGATAACAACCTCTTTAGGTTTATGGTTGATGTTTACTCCTTTTTTAATAGGTAATTCTCAAATAGCTGCAGATGTTGACCATCTTGCGGGCGCTTTGATCGTTACTTTTTCTGTAATCGCTATGGGAGAAACAATGAGAACAGGAAGATTTTTGAATGCGTTGCTTGGAATTGTGGTAATAGGATCCCCTTTTCTTTTTGATCACTACACGACTCTGGGTGCTATCAATGATATTATCATAGGTATCCTTATTATCATTTTCACAATTCCTCGAGGACCCATTAAGGAGAATTTTGATACATGGAATAAAATGATAAAATAA
- a CDS encoding FAD-binding oxidoreductase, which translates to MKTYPTIDADALAKQLKKNIEGEVRFDAGSRALYATDSSNYRQTPVGVVIPKNKEDIVKTVAICYEHHVPITSRGAGTSLAGQCCNVSVIIDFSKYFNRILEINPEKKYARVEPGIVLDILNQALQKHGLIFGPDPATHHYCTLGGMIGNNSCGIHSVMAAFAGTGARTSDNILELEILTYDGLKCRVGKTSDAELESWIKGSGRENKIYQDLIKLRNKYEKLIREKFPKIPRRVSGYNLDELLPEKGFHLARALVGTEGTCVTVLEAKVQLIDNPPIRSLAVLGFSDVFTAADQVKEVLEFHPVGLEGVDEKLIEGMKKKGLHPQDISLLPEGKGWLLVEFGGASKEEADQKAQQLINHYQKKKKSVTTKWYDAPFYEEHVWEIRESGLGASARVPDEADTWEGWEDSAVPPEKMGDYLRDFQKLLDRYNYQGVLYGHFGQGVLHTRINFGLKSHQGIKNYLSFTNEAADLVVYYGGSLSGEHGDGQSRGELLGKMYGRELVEAFREFKTIWDPEGKMNPHKVVEPFSRDEDLRYGQTYDPPQWSTHFQYPEDKGSFSYAMERCVGVGKCRKTDQGIMCPSYMVTREEKHSTRGRARLLFEMLQGKVIGKKKWRDPAVKEALDLCLACKGCKSECPVQVDMATYKAEFFSHYYQGRLRPLSAYAMGLIYWWARLASKLPTLVNFFTHTQPFEFFFKKLGGLAPQRTLPKFAKEPFRQWFYRRKSVNLNKPKLILWPDTFNNYFFPETAKAAVEVLEYMGYQVTLPKRTLCCGRPLYDFGMLNLAKMLLRQILENLAQEIEEGIPIIGLEPSCVAVFRDELRNLFPQDENAKRLSKNVFLLSEFLEQKAASFSFPLLRRKAIVQGHCHHHALTKLTDEEKILKRLGLDFTLLDSGCCGMAGSFGFEKKHFEISQACGERVLLPTVRQADPDFLIIANGFSCREQIQQLAHRQAYHLAEVIQMAIQQTQPGRSL; encoded by the coding sequence ATGCCGGAAGTCGGGCGCTTTATGCCACAGACAGCTCCAACTATCGGCAAACCCCAGTAGGCGTCGTCATTCCCAAAAATAAGGAAGACATCGTTAAAACCGTAGCGATTTGTTATGAGCATCACGTCCCAATTACTTCTCGGGGTGCGGGAACTAGTTTAGCAGGACAATGTTGCAACGTGAGTGTCATCATTGATTTTTCGAAATATTTCAATCGCATTCTTGAAATCAATCCTGAAAAAAAATATGCCCGAGTAGAACCCGGCATTGTTTTGGACATCTTAAATCAAGCTCTTCAAAAGCATGGTTTGATCTTTGGACCCGATCCTGCCACCCATCACTATTGCACTCTGGGCGGAATGATAGGCAATAACTCTTGCGGAATTCACTCGGTCATGGCCGCATTTGCGGGAACTGGAGCGCGCACTTCTGACAATATTTTAGAATTAGAAATTTTAACTTACGACGGTTTAAAATGTCGCGTAGGAAAAACAAGCGATGCTGAATTAGAAAGTTGGATTAAAGGTTCGGGACGCGAAAATAAAATTTATCAAGATCTTATTAAATTAAGAAATAAATACGAAAAACTAATTCGAGAAAAATTTCCAAAAATTCCTCGTCGCGTTTCAGGTTATAATCTTGACGAACTTTTGCCCGAAAAAGGATTTCATCTGGCACGAGCGCTTGTTGGCACAGAAGGCACATGTGTCACGGTTCTCGAGGCTAAAGTTCAATTGATCGACAATCCCCCCATCCGTTCGCTAGCGGTTCTTGGTTTTTCAGATGTTTTTACCGCAGCGGATCAAGTAAAAGAAGTGCTGGAGTTTCACCCCGTGGGGTTGGAAGGGGTTGATGAAAAACTCATTGAAGGCATGAAAAAAAAGGGGCTTCACCCGCAAGATATTTCTTTATTGCCCGAGGGAAAAGGATGGTTACTGGTAGAATTTGGAGGTGCAAGCAAAGAAGAGGCCGACCAAAAAGCGCAACAATTGATCAATCACTATCAAAAGAAAAAAAAGTCGGTTACTACAAAATGGTATGACGCCCCTTTTTATGAGGAACACGTTTGGGAAATTCGGGAATCGGGATTAGGCGCTTCGGCTCGTGTTCCCGATGAAGCAGACACGTGGGAAGGTTGGGAGGATTCAGCAGTTCCTCCCGAGAAGATGGGCGATTATTTGCGAGATTTTCAAAAACTCTTAGACCGATACAATTATCAAGGTGTTTTATACGGCCATTTCGGACAAGGCGTTTTGCATACGCGCATTAATTTCGGATTAAAATCTCATCAAGGAATTAAAAATTATCTTTCTTTTACTAACGAAGCCGCTGATTTGGTGGTGTATTACGGAGGCTCATTATCTGGGGAACATGGCGACGGACAATCGCGCGGCGAACTTTTAGGAAAAATGTATGGCAGGGAATTGGTCGAAGCTTTTCGCGAATTTAAAACCATTTGGGACCCTGAAGGAAAAATGAATCCTCATAAAGTTGTGGAACCTTTTTCTCGTGATGAAGATCTGCGTTACGGCCAAACTTATGATCCACCACAATGGTCAACTCATTTTCAATATCCTGAGGACAAAGGAAGTTTTTCTTATGCCATGGAACGATGCGTGGGCGTTGGCAAATGTCGAAAAACGGATCAAGGCATCATGTGTCCCAGTTATATGGTGACGCGAGAAGAAAAGCATTCCACGCGAGGTCGGGCGCGATTGCTTTTTGAAATGCTTCAGGGAAAAGTGATTGGGAAAAAGAAATGGCGCGATCCCGCAGTGAAAGAAGCTTTGGATTTATGTTTGGCATGCAAAGGATGCAAGTCTGAATGCCCTGTGCAAGTGGATATGGCCACTTATAAAGCCGAGTTTTTTTCGCATTATTATCAAGGGCGACTACGTCCCTTATCGGCTTATGCCATGGGTCTGATTTATTGGTGGGCACGATTAGCGTCAAAATTACCGACCCTTGTTAATTTCTTTACCCACACTCAACCTTTTGAATTTTTTTTCAAAAAATTAGGAGGATTGGCTCCTCAAAGAACACTTCCCAAATTTGCTAAAGAACCGTTTCGACAATGGTTTTATCGACGAAAATCGGTTAATCTTAATAAACCTAAATTGATTCTTTGGCCCGACACTTTTAACAATTATTTTTTTCCCGAAACCGCTAAAGCCGCAGTAGAAGTTTTGGAATATATGGGTTACCAAGTCACTTTGCCCAAACGCACCTTGTGTTGTGGCCGACCGTTATACGATTTTGGAATGCTAAATTTAGCCAAGATGCTTCTTCGGCAAATTTTAGAAAATTTAGCTCAAGAGATTGAGGAGGGAATACCCATTATCGGTTTAGAGCCAAGTTGTGTAGCGGTATTTAGGGATGAACTTCGCAATTTATTTCCTCAGGATGAAAATGCAAAACGCCTTTCAAAAAATGTTTTTCTTCTAAGCGAATTTTTAGAGCAAAAAGCCGCCTCCTTTTCTTTCCCATTATTGAGGCGCAAGGCAATTGTACAAGGCCACTGTCATCATCACGCCTTAACCAAGTTAACTGATGAAGAAAAAATATTAAAACGTCTGGGGCTTGACTTTACTCTTCTAGATTCGGGGTGTTGTGGCATGGCGGGCTCTTTTGGATTCGAAAAAAAACATTTCGAAATATCCCAAGCATGCGGAGAACGGGTGCTGCTGCCCACTGTGCGTCAAGCAGATCCCGATTTTCTCATTATTGCCAACGGATTTAGTTGTCGCGAGCAAATTCAGCAACTGGCTCATCGCCAAGCCTATCATTTGGCCGAAGTTATTCAAATGGCAATCCAGCAAACGCAACCGGGGCGATCTTTATGA
- a CDS encoding SPW repeat protein produces the protein MWAQIINILLGLWLMIAPALLNYEDPAQTNDHIIGPLITTVSLVACWQIMRSLRWINLVFGVWLLLSPWLLHYPQVSAMIHSMMIGGLVIIFSFPKGKMKHQIGGGWASLIK, from the coding sequence ATGTGGGCACAAATCATTAATATTCTGCTGGGTTTATGGTTAATGATAGCCCCAGCCTTATTAAATTATGAGGACCCGGCTCAAACCAATGATCATATTATTGGCCCTTTAATCACAACTGTTTCTCTCGTGGCCTGCTGGCAAATCATGCGAAGTTTGCGATGGATTAATTTAGTATTTGGCGTGTGGTTACTCTTATCGCCTTGGTTGCTCCATTATCCTCAAGTTTCAGCTATGATTCATAGCATGATGATTGGTGGGCTCGTGATTATTTTTTCGTTTCCTAAGGGAAAAATGAAACATCAAATCGGTGGGGGCTGGGCATCGCTAATAAAATAA
- a CDS encoding SDR family oxidoreductase, whose translation MNPSHQKEVVVITGASAGVGRATVREFAKRGACLGLLARGKDGLEAAREEAEKLGGKAIVCLTDVASFEQVNQAAEKIERELGPITLWINNAMTSVFSPVKEMEAEEYRRVTEVTYLGVVHGTLAALHRMLSRNHGVIIQVGSALAYRGIPLQSAYCASKHAIQGFVDSLRSELIHDKSRVRVTMVHMPALNTPQFGWVKSRLPRKAQPVPPIFQPEVAARAIVWAAHHKRREILVGLPTIKAVFGNKIFPGWLDHYLAKNGYDSQQFDGSEDPSRPHNLYRPVPGDHGAHGVFDDRAQSFSPTSWINLHRKKIFLSVLGLGTVLGLSYLKKLKQTK comes from the coding sequence ATGAATCCGTCACATCAAAAGGAAGTCGTTGTTATAACAGGCGCTTCCGCGGGTGTTGGACGCGCCACGGTCCGAGAATTCGCCAAGCGAGGAGCTTGTTTGGGGCTCCTCGCTCGCGGCAAGGATGGATTGGAGGCTGCGCGTGAAGAGGCAGAAAAACTGGGAGGCAAAGCAATTGTTTGTCTAACCGACGTCGCTTCATTTGAACAAGTCAATCAAGCAGCCGAAAAAATAGAAAGGGAATTAGGTCCCATTACTCTTTGGATTAATAACGCTATGACTTCCGTTTTTTCTCCTGTTAAAGAAATGGAAGCGGAAGAATATCGACGCGTCACGGAAGTAACTTATTTAGGAGTTGTGCATGGAACTTTGGCAGCACTTCACCGCATGTTATCGCGTAATCACGGGGTCATTATTCAAGTGGGCTCAGCCTTAGCTTATCGTGGCATTCCTTTGCAATCGGCTTATTGCGCCTCCAAACATGCAATACAGGGATTTGTGGATTCGCTACGATCAGAATTGATCCACGACAAAAGTCGAGTGCGAGTGACAATGGTGCATATGCCAGCGCTCAATACACCACAATTTGGTTGGGTAAAAAGTCGTTTACCTCGAAAAGCGCAACCGGTTCCACCCATTTTCCAACCTGAAGTGGCGGCACGTGCGATTGTTTGGGCGGCGCATCATAAGCGAAGAGAAATTTTGGTTGGGTTGCCCACGATTAAAGCAGTTTTTGGCAATAAAATTTTCCCTGGCTGGCTCGACCACTATCTAGCCAAAAATGGTTACGATTCCCAACAATTCGATGGCTCAGAGGATCCTAGTCGCCCGCATAATTTATATCGACCGGTTCCAGGCGATCATGGAGCACATGGCGTTTTCGATGATCGTGCTCAATCTTTTAGTCCGACAAGTTGGATTAATCTTCATCGTAAAAAAATCTTTTTGAGCGTTTTAGGATTAGGAACAGTTTTAGGCTTGTCTTACTTAAAAAAACTAAAGCAAACGAAATAA
- a CDS encoding superoxide dismutase family protein has translation MKIITIITALSLTLVLGLNGCKKREVYEENTRLQSPAHLENENNPSPNRITQATATLSPTEGNQVSGSVSFTQMDNGVQVVADIQNLTPGEHGFHIHEKGDCSAHDASSAGGHFNPTDKKHGSPDDPEHHVGDLGNVVADSRGHARLNRVFSFLTLNGVDSIAGKSIIVHADRDDFVSQPSGNSGARQACGVIQAEE, from the coding sequence ATGAAAATAATAACTATCATAACTGCATTAAGTCTCACCTTGGTTTTGGGTTTAAATGGATGTAAGAAACGAGAGGTTTATGAGGAAAACACGCGTTTACAATCCCCTGCTCATTTAGAAAATGAGAATAATCCTTCTCCAAATCGTATTACCCAAGCTACTGCCACACTGTCTCCCACCGAAGGCAATCAAGTTAGCGGCAGCGTTAGTTTTACGCAAATGGACAATGGTGTCCAAGTCGTTGCCGATATTCAAAATTTAACTCCAGGCGAACACGGTTTTCATATTCATGAAAAAGGCGATTGTTCCGCCCATGACGCCAGCTCGGCAGGGGGTCATTTCAATCCTACAGACAAAAAACACGGAAGCCCCGACGATCCCGAGCATCATGTGGGTGATTTAGGAAATGTTGTTGCTGATAGCAGAGGCCATGCACGATTGAATCGGGTGTTTTCTTTTCTCACATTAAATGGAGTCGATTCTATCGCGGGCAAATCAATCATCGTTCACGCCGATCGCGATGATTTTGTTTCTCAACCTTCGGGCAATTCGGGTGCACGTCAGGCTTGTGGTGTGATTCAAGCTGAAGAATAA
- a CDS encoding ATP-dependent Clp protease proteolytic subunit, whose amino-acid sequence MNFSPAQVPITNSVIKRVAIIPIQEDIEPALVYIVRRAIKEAKEKKADAIILHMDTNGGRVDSTTEIINILSRFEPQNQTYTLIDTKAFSAGAFISAATRHIYMTPGSVIGAATPILSTGQEMPKSIEEKMTSAVRALVRATAERHGHNTKVFEAMIDRDQGLTVDGKEIVPKGKILTLTAQEAEKKYGKPPRPLLSAGTVDSLEQLLKTIGAEHAERIEIQATGFEILARWVVKISPILLLIGIVGVYVELKTPGLGLPGLFAAICLLLFFFGHYIAGLSGHEAFILFILGVILLLTEILIFPGTILPGVLGVAFIMISLILAMVDKYPADPMIPTITQLQTPLLNFSIALIGGIIVIGLLARFLPASPLFKRLTLETASGTQTPFTFISPSRQIGETGIALTPLKPSGKGQFGETIEEITSAGEFIEARQTIRIVEITDNKIIVEKV is encoded by the coding sequence ATGAATTTTTCTCCGGCTCAAGTGCCTATTACAAATTCCGTAATTAAGCGAGTAGCCATCATTCCCATACAAGAAGATATTGAACCGGCTTTAGTTTATATTGTTCGACGCGCGATCAAAGAAGCGAAAGAAAAAAAAGCTGATGCAATCATTCTCCACATGGACACCAACGGAGGTCGTGTCGATTCCACCACGGAAATTATTAATATCCTTAGCCGATTCGAACCTCAGAACCAAACTTACACTCTCATCGACACAAAAGCTTTTTCAGCAGGAGCTTTTATCTCTGCTGCCACTCGCCACATTTACATGACGCCAGGTTCCGTCATTGGAGCAGCCACCCCGATTTTGTCCACAGGCCAGGAAATGCCTAAATCCATTGAAGAAAAAATGACTTCAGCAGTGCGAGCTTTGGTCCGCGCCACGGCAGAACGTCACGGGCATAACACAAAAGTTTTTGAAGCCATGATAGATCGCGATCAAGGCCTTACTGTCGATGGCAAAGAAATTGTGCCTAAGGGTAAAATTTTAACCTTAACCGCCCAAGAAGCCGAAAAAAAATATGGCAAACCACCGCGCCCTCTCTTATCTGCAGGCACTGTGGACTCTTTGGAACAATTATTAAAAACTATCGGAGCAGAACATGCCGAGCGCATTGAAATCCAAGCAACCGGTTTCGAAATATTAGCACGCTGGGTTGTAAAAATTTCTCCCATTTTATTACTCATCGGCATCGTAGGAGTTTATGTGGAATTGAAAACCCCCGGTTTGGGATTGCCTGGTTTATTCGCAGCTATTTGTCTTCTTCTCTTTTTCTTTGGCCATTATATCGCTGGATTATCCGGTCACGAAGCGTTTATCCTTTTTATTTTAGGCGTCATTTTACTATTAACAGAAATTCTCATTTTTCCAGGAACTATTTTACCCGGGGTTTTGGGCGTAGCGTTTATCATGATTTCCTTGATTTTGGCGATGGTGGATAAATATCCAGCCGATCCCATGATCCCTACCATCACACAACTTCAAACTCCGTTACTCAATTTTTCTATCGCACTTATTGGCGGAATCATTGTCATCGGTCTCTTGGCACGATTCTTACCGGCGTCTCCACTCTTCAAACGCTTGACTCTAGAAACCGCTTCCGGCACACAAACTCCTTTCACATTTATCTCGCCCTCGAGACAAATCGGCGAAACGGGTATCGCGCTAACCCCACTGAAACCTTCAGGAAAAGGTCAATTTGGTGAAACCATTGAAGAGATAACAAGCGCTGGCGAATTCATTGAAGCTCGCCAAACTATTCGCATCGTAGAAATTACCGATAACAAAATTATTGTAGAAAAAGTTTAG
- a CDS encoding sensory rhodopsin transducer — translation MKKNIGKKYWAIAEGYIPGTSHGPAPQMTSHEAICILNASEKKALIKIIIYYSDREPVGPYQFEIPARRTKHIRFNHFSDPEPIPFDTDFSSVIESNVPIVVQHTRLDSRQAENALLSTIAYPCGD, via the coding sequence ATGAAAAAAAATATCGGCAAAAAATATTGGGCCATTGCGGAAGGTTACATTCCCGGAACAAGTCATGGTCCAGCACCACAAATGACGAGTCATGAAGCCATCTGCATTTTAAATGCTTCTGAAAAAAAAGCTTTAATCAAAATTATCATTTACTACTCAGATCGTGAGCCTGTCGGCCCCTACCAATTTGAAATTCCCGCGCGACGCACAAAACACATTCGATTCAATCATTTTTCTGATCCAGAACCTATCCCCTTTGACACCGATTTTTCCAGCGTCATCGAATCCAACGTCCCCATCGTTGTTCAACATACACGATTGGATTCTCGCCAAGCCGAAAACGCTTTGCTTAGTACGATCGCTTATCCTTGTGGTGATTAA
- a CDS encoding vitamin K epoxide reductase family protein yields the protein MNDPSIPPDWDYNPSAWLQRVPLIILALIGTGIALYLTFYQLHHWIPTVWEPFFGRGSEIILTSRTSYLLPIPDALLGMAAYLLDAISGVIGGIRRWRTLPWMVLIFGVAVGPLGLVSVMLVIFQPVLYDSWCTLCLLSAVISIVMIGPAMDEVLASLQYLKQSKKRGYSFWRTFWGVQK from the coding sequence ATGAACGATCCCAGCATTCCTCCCGATTGGGACTACAATCCCTCGGCTTGGCTGCAGCGCGTTCCTCTTATTATTCTCGCGCTAATCGGAACTGGTATAGCGCTTTATTTAACTTTTTATCAATTGCATCATTGGATTCCAACTGTTTGGGAACCTTTTTTTGGTAGAGGCAGCGAAATTATTCTCACTTCGCGAACTTCTTATCTTCTTCCCATTCCTGATGCCTTGCTGGGTATGGCTGCTTATTTGCTAGATGCCATCAGTGGTGTAATAGGCGGGATTCGTCGATGGCGCACGCTACCTTGGATGGTTTTGATTTTTGGTGTGGCAGTAGGCCCACTCGGTCTCGTCAGTGTCATGCTCGTGATCTTTCAACCCGTGCTTTATGACAGTTGGTGCACGCTTTGTCTTTTATCGGCTGTTATTTCTATTGTGATGATCGGTCCTGCCATGGACGAAGTGCTAGCCAGCTTACAATATTTGAAACAAAGCAAAAAAAGAGGTTATTCCTTTTGGCGCACCTTTTGGGGAGTCCAGAAATAA